From Schizosaccharomyces pombe strain 972h- genome assembly, chromosome: II, the proteins below share one genomic window:
- a CDS encoding methylglyoxyl reductase (NADPH-dependent), whose protein sequence is MSELVLITGITGFVASHSAEALLSQGYRVRGTYRFQEKLDGLLKNRPEWEKKVEFVQVPDCRAPNAYVEAAKGVDYVIHAATEVHSNLEPPRKDPHELLHIAIQGCENALIAAAQEPKVKRFVYISSEAALKGPVNYFGDGHVFTEKDWNPKTLREAEESDDELLNYTVCKKLGERAMHAFVARNTPRFQAIALNPPLILGPVFHLQSVDNLNFSTWFFWQLIKGRYEVAPESKFFNYVDVRDLAEAQVKALTAKTDKDRFVISGGAFKNDDIVNVALKYFPQFKDKIAKPNGETSPCNYEVDASLSIKELGLTYRPAEETFKDATESLYKLAGLL, encoded by the coding sequence ATGTCTGAACTTGTTCTGATAACTGGTATAACAGGTTTCGTTGCATCGCATTCAGCAGAAGCCTTACTAAGCCAAGGGTACCGAGTTCGTGGTACATACCGTTTTCAGGAGAAATTAGATGGCTTGCTAAAAAATAGACCAGAGTGGGAGAAGAAGGTTGAATTTGTACAAGTACCTGATTGTAGAGCCCCAAACGCCTACGTTGAAGCTGCCAAGGGTGTAGATTATGTAATTCATGCTGCTACTGAAGTTCATTCAAATCTTGAGCCACCTCGCAAAGACCCTCATGAGCTTTTGCATATAGCAATCCAGGGTTGTGAAAATGCACTCATTGCGGCCGCTCAGGAACCCAAAGTTAAACGGTTTGTATACATCTCTTCTGAAGCCGCATTGAAGGGGCCTGTTAACTATTTTGGTGATGGCCATGTGTTTACCGAGAAAGACTGGAATCCTAAAACCCTTCGCGAAGCTGAGGAATCGGATGATGAGCTTTTAAACTACACCGTGTGCAAGAAACTTGGTGAAAGAGCCATGCATGCATTTGTTGCTAGGAACACTCCTCGTTTTCAGGCAATTGCTCTTAACCCGCCTTTAATTCTGGGCCCAGTGTTTCATCTCCAGTCCGTGGataatttgaatttctCTACATGGTTCTTTTGGCAATTAATTAAAGGAAGATACGAAGTAGCTCCGGAATCCAAATTCTTTAACTATGTCGACGTGCGTGATCTTGCTGAAGCTCAGGTCAAGGCATTGACCGCCAAAACCGACAAAGACCGTTTCGTCATCAGCGGAGGTGCTTTTAAGAATGATGATATTGTAAATGTTGCTCTTAAATACTTTCCTCAATTTAAGGATAAAATTGCTAAACCAAATGGTGAAACTTCTCCTTGCAACTACGAAGTTGATGCGTCCCTTTCGATCAAAGAGCTTGGTTTAACCTACAGGCCTGCTGAGGAGACATTTAAAGATGCCACAGAATCCCTTTACAAGTTGGCTGGTCTTTTGTAG
- the tms1 gene encoding hexitol dehydrogenase: protein MAPAEKAFVLRKKMDTAIEDRPGQTLTDDHQVKVAIKATGICGSDVHYWKEGGIGDFILKKPMILGHESAGVVVEVGKGVSSLKPGDPVAVEPGCVCRLCDYCRSGRYNLCPHMEFAATPPYDGTLRTYYITTEDFCTKLPKQISVEEGALFEPMSVAVHAMTRGNLKCGSRVLVMGCGTVGLLMMAVAKAYGAIDIVAVDASPSRVEFAQKYVGAKPFTPIAAKENESLPDYAQRYKQAIIEKYGEFDFAVDATGVGICIHTAVLALKRGGTFVQAGNGKPVIDFPINHIINYEINVLGSFRYAHGCYKQSLFLVSNGLVDVKPLITHRFAFKDALKAYETVASGEEGVLKVIIGGPDA, encoded by the coding sequence ATGGCACCTGCAGAGAAAGCATTCGTCTTGCGCAAGAAAATGGACACTGCGATCGAGGATCGTCCTGGTCAGACTTTGACTGATGACCATCAAGTCAAAGTCGCCATCAAGGCTACTGGAATTTGCGGTAGCGACGTTCATTACTGGAAAGAAGGCGGCATTGGAGACTTCATTCTGAAGAAACCCATGATCTTGGGCCATGAAAGCGCAGGTGTTGTCGTCGAAGTTGGAAAGGGTGTCTCTTCCTTAAAGCCCGGTGATCCAGTTGCGGTTGAACCCGGTTGCGTTTGTCGTTTATGCGATTACTGTCGTTCTGGTAGATACAACTTGTGTCCTCATATGGAGTTTGCTGCTACTCCTCCATACGACGGAACTCTTCGCACTTACTACATTACCACAGAAGACTTTTGCACCAAGCTACCTAAGCAGATTTCAGTTGAAGAGGGTGCTCTTTTCGAGCCCATGAGTGTTGCCGTTCACGCTATGACCCGCGGTAACCTCAAGTGTGGTTCGCGAGTCCTTGTGATGGGATGTGGTACAGTTGGCCTCTTGATGATGGCTGTTGCTAAGGCTTATGGGGCAATTGACATTGTTGCTGTTGACGCTTCCCCCTCTCGTGTAGAGTTTGCTCAAAAGTATGTTGGTGCAAAGCCCTTTACTCCCATTGCTGCCAAGGAGAATGAGTCATTACCCGACTACGCGCAGAGATATAAGCAAGCAATCATCGAAAAGTACGGTGAGTTTGATTTTGCTGTAGATGCCACTGGCGTTGGCATCTGCATTCACACTGCCGTATTGGCACTCAAACGAGGTGGTACATTTGTGCAAGCTGGAAATGGAAAACCTGTGATTGATTTTCCCATTAACCACATCATTAATTATGAAATCAACGTCTTAGGTAGTTTCCGTTACGCCCATGGATGCTACAAACAATCTCTATTTCTGGTATCAAACGGGCTGGTTGACGTTAAACCACTCATTACCCACAGATTCGCTTTCAAAGATGCCCTAAAGGCTTACGAAACTGTCGCAAGCGGCGAAGAAGGTGTGCTGAAAGTAATCATTGGTGGTCCCGATGCGTAG
- the adh8 gene encoding alcohol dehydrogenase, with amino-acid sequence MALRYVVHDEISGFDQLKPEEYEVPQKLNPGEVLVKLKAASLNYRDLIITKGLYPLPLQLPVVPGSDGAGIIEKVGEDVEGFEKGDSVVCNFFTNYLDGTPTDFATHSALGGTRDGCFQKYAVLPAHALVHAPKNLSFEEIATLPCAAVTAWNGLFGSKEHQVKPGNNVLVLGTGGVSTFALQFALAAGANVTVTSSSDEKLEFAKKLGATHTINYKKTPQWASPALKMTNGVGYHHVIEVGGEKTLPQSIACLAKDGMISMIGFVASEGTTPNLTSIIGQILNRNANIRGIFVGSVSMFRDMVACIEAKDIHPVVDKVFPFDQLKEAYEYQWSQAHIGKVVLKID; translated from the coding sequence ATGGCTTTGCGATACGTTGTTCATGATGAAATTAGCGGATTTGATCAACTTAAACCTGAAGAGTACGAAGTtcctcaaaaattgaaccCAGGCGAAGTTTTGGTAAAACTCAAGGCGGCATCTTTGAACTATCGTGACTTGATTATTACCAAAGGGTTGTACCCATTACCCCTTCAATTGCCAGTCGTTCCAGGTTCGGATGGCGCTGGTATAATTGAAAAGGTAGGAGAGGATGTGGAAGGATTTGAGAAGGGCGACTCTGTGGTGTGTAACTTTTTCACCAATTATTTGGATGGTACGCCTACTGATTTTGCGACACATAGCGCTTTAGGTGGAACGAGAGATGGTtgctttcaaaagtatGCTGTCTTACCTGCGCATGCTCTTGTGCATGCTCCCAAGAATCTGTCGTTTGAAGAAATAGCAACTTTGCCATGCGCAGCCGTAACAGCGTGGAATGGGTTGTTTGGATCCAAGGAGCATCAGGTAAAACCAGGAAATAATGTGTTGGTTTTAGGCACTGGCGGTGTCTCCACCTTTGCCCTTCAGTTCGCCCTAGCAGCAGGAGCGAATGTCACTGTCACATCTTCCTCAGACGAGAAATTGGAATTTGCAAAGAAGTTGGGAGCCACCCATACAATCAATTACAAGAAGACCCCTCAATGGGCTTCACCTGCTCTTAAAATGACGAATGGTGTAGGCTACCACCATGTTATTGAGGTGGGAGGAGAAAAGACATTGCCTCAATCCATTGCCTGTTTGGCCAAGGATGGTATGATAAGCATGATTGGATTCGTCGCTAGTGAAGGCACTACTCCCAACTTGACTAGCATAATTGGCCAGATTCTCAATCGAAATGCCAACATTCGTGGTATCTTTGTTGGTAGTGTTAGCATGTTTCGTGACATGGTTGCATGTATCGAGGCCAAAGACATTCACCCGGTGGTTGACAAGGTGTTTCCCTTTGACCAGCTTAAAGAAGCATATGAATATCAATGGAGTCAAGCTCACATTGGCAAGGTGGTATTGAAAATCGATTGA
- the sbp1 gene encoding Ran GTPase-binding protein Sbp1: MSAEQEKKTQGTTKEEQKSSFASEDVASKQTEEAKAVFGDGVAKQENKSGASTNDEKKPAEGDEDAEPASPEVHFEPIVKLSAVETKTNEEEETVEFKMRAKLFRFDKAASEWKERGTGDARLLKHKETGKTRLVMRRDKTLKVCANHLLMPEMKLTPNVGSDRSWVWTVAADVSEGEPTAETFAIRFANSENANLFKENFEKYQEENAKILKKN, from the exons ATGTCCGCagaacaagaaaaaaagactCAAGGAACTACTAAAGAAGAGCAGAAATCTTCTTTTGCTAGTGAAGACGTTGCTAGCAAGCAAACAGAAGAAGCCAAAGCTGTTTTTGGTGACGGTGTGGCCAAACAAGAAAACAAGTCTGGTGCCTCCACGAACGATGAGAAGAAGCCAGCTGAAGGAGATGAGGATGCTGAACCAGCTTCCCCTGAGGTTCACTTTGAGCCTATTGTCAAATTGAGTGCAGTCGAGACAAAAACtaatgaagaagaggagACTGTCGAATTCAAAATGCGTGCTAAACTTTTCAGATTTGACAAGGCAGCAAGCGAATGGAAGGAACGTGGAACTGGTGATGCTCGTCTCTTGAAACATAAGGAGACTGGAAAAACTCGTTTGGTTATGCGTCGCGACAAGACTTTGAAAGTTTGTGCTAACCACTTAT TGATGCCCGAGATGAAATTGACTCCCAATGTTGGAAGCGATCGTAGTTGGGTTTGGACCGTTGCTGCGGATGTTAGTGAAGGAGAACCTACTGCAGAGACTTTTGCTATTCGTTTTGCAAACTCAGAaa ATGCCAATCTCTTTAAggaaaactttgaaaaataccAAGAAGAGAATGCCaaaattctcaaaaaaaattag
- the omh4 gene encoding alpha-1,2-mannosyltransferase Omh4, with protein MLGWNKHVFFSESRINFRCLLRKKLKKRCPLSARFVLVLLLIVLIFILKMGYKQLIYKLNHPPLRRIDERNDPLFSNGCKNVHLEAQLHPRMNATFVMLARNSDLPGVVSSINSLEKHFNRHFNYPYTFLNDEPFDEKFKETILKLTSANVEFGTLEKDTFGFPGNVDVDAAREAIASQGDRGIMYGDTESYHHMCRFFSGFFYKHPLLLKYQWYWRVEPDVAFTCDISYDPFYYMEENGKIYGYVVALKELEDTVPNLFRYTSAYRRNNNLTSNMWKFFLDAPKKENYDISRKDPTVGLSFSSHLNAMIDSSYSAETSSMEGESYNMCHFWSNFEIANFKFFRNEQYENFFRTMDATGGFWTERWGDAPFHSLAAGLFLSKEQVHYFRDLGYRHSDIHHCGQSLGCNCECIPELSEIESTSGGCVTQWVNLIGDGFLDE; from the coding sequence ATGCTAGGGTGGAACAaacatgtttttttttctgaaagCAGGATTAATTTTCGATGCCTTTTGcgaaaaaaacttaaaaaaagatgtcCTTTGTCTGCACGGTTTGTACTGGTCTTACTACTGATAGtgctaatttttattttaaagatgGGATACAAACAACTAATTTATAAACTTAATCATCCTCCTCTTAGACGGATTGATGAAAGGAATGAtcctttgttttcaaatggCTGTAAGAACGTTCATTTGGAAGCACAGTTGCATCCGAGAATGAATGCAACTTTTGTTATGCTTGCTCGTAATTCAGACTTGCCAGGTGTTGTTTCTTCTATCAATTCATTGGAGAAACACTTTAATCGACATTTTAATTACCCttatacatttttaaaCGATGAGCcctttgatgaaaaatttaaggaAACCATTCTTAAACTTACATCTGCGAACGTTGAATTTGGAACGCTTGAAAAAGATACTTTTGGATTTCCTGGTAATGTTGATGTAGATGCAGCGCGTGAAGCTATTGCAAGTCAAGGAGATCGAGGTATCATGTATGGTGATACAGAAAGTTACCATCATATGTGTCGCTTTTTTTCGGGGTTCTTTTATAAGCATCCGTTGCTACTCAAATATCAATGGTACTGGCGAGTTGAACCCGACGTAGCTTTCACATGCGATATATCTTATGACCCTTTCTACTACATGGAAGAAAATGGGAAAATATATGGTTATGTTGTAGCATTAAAGGAATTAGAAGACACTGTTCCAAACTTGTTTCGATATACCTCGGCTTATCGTcgaaataataatttaacCTCTAACATGTGgaaattctttttggaTGCTCctaaaaaggaaaactaCGATATTTCAAGAAAAGACCCTACAGTAGGTCTCTCCTTTTCCTCTCATTTAAATGCTATGATTGACTCATCATATTCAGCAGAAACATCTTCAATGGAAGGGGAGTCCTATAATATGTGTCATTTTTGGAGCAATTTTGAGATTGCAAATTTCAAGTTCTTCAGAAATGAACAGTATGAGAACTTCTTCCGTACAATGGATGCGACAGGAGGCTTTTGGACTGAAAGATGGGGAGACGCTCCATTTCACTCTCTAGCTGCTGGACTGTTCTTGTCGAAAGAACAGGTTCATTATTTTCGTGATTTAGGATATCGGCATTCTGACATTCATCATTGTGGACAAAGTCTGGGTTGCAATTGCGAATGCATTCCTGAGTTATCAGAAATAGAATCTACTTCTGGAGGTTGTGTCACCCAATGGGTGAATTTAATAGGTGATGGATTCTTAGATGAATGA
- the mug184 gene encoding protein mug184: protein MLARPETDTSVDYYAILKLQKNATFQQIRKQYLFLALQYHPDRNPGDEERAVKRFQRLQLAHEVLSDATKRLIYDQLFGLSTRTRSQYKPNSTSNPSKHTSAYASYNKGKNSKWSSPFASTTKKPQESSEKYSKKSSTRKKEHFNKKPSFPRDTEYSHIYNMKYDPRSGIGIRVKRQEPESLKKENNNSDYLPKSAMKQKKGGPKDSSKHPSNDGKIPESKPSVYKSRASNLFSSNEQSIHSSFGSKFHFDKSSNPFSFEFSPSSNAAKPSNSEECNIPKFNSSFKTSNDFFTFTKTEESSPYSFSFKLEDSNTPKFKSSSKPVKSSFVFTKPEAESSNPFSFDFGSSGPKSRSDTRNNIRTPLWTSSVFEKPESDLPNKTAFGFMRSNTSTFNQKCDDFSSASFMKEKTEFEEQLQEDNDHSLGDLFSKINISTESPSVAMPSIPVIQPPSFPIFSSIDFNVRNREYWNQLMVFQKLYSKYCTESQHFINSWINIKKELHIVPVNWEIFEKVEKSWDQCEEFVAEFRQTEEKYFLFLKRLRELINKNQML from the exons ATGCTAGCAAGGCCCGAAACAGATACCTCAGTGGACTATTATGCTATTTT AAAActccaaaaaaatgctaCCTTCCAACAAATTCGAAAACAATACTTGTTCTTGGCTTTACAGTATCATCCAGATAGGAATCCTGGAGACGAAGAGCGGGCAGTAAAGCGCTTTCAAAGGTTACAGTTGGCTCATGAAGTTTTAAGTGACGCTACTAAGCGTCTCATTTATGATCAATTGTTTGGTCTTAGTACTCGTACAAGATCTCAATATAAGCCTAATTCTACTTCGAATCCCAGTAAGCATACAAGTGCGTATGCTTCCTATAATAAAGggaaaaattcaaaatggTCTTCTCCATTTGCCTCAACTACGAAGAAGCCCCAAGAATCTTCCGAGaagtattcaaaaaaaagttctACTCGAAAAAAGGAACATTTCAACAAAAAGCCTTCATTTCCAAGAGATACCGAGTACTCTCACATTTACAATATGAAATATGATCCTCGGTCAGGTATTGGTATTCGCGTAAAGAGGCAAGAACCTGAAAGcttgaagaaagaaaacaataattcTGATTATCTTCCTAAATCAGCAAtgaaacagaaaaaagGGGGACCGAAAGATTCTTCAAAGCATCCTTCTAATGACGGTAAAATACCAGAGTCTAAACCTTCAGTATATAAGTCTCGTGCATCCAATCTTTTTTCGTCCAATGAACAGTCAAttcattcttcttttggATCAAAGTTCCATTTTGATAAATCCTCAAATCCTTTCTCTTTCGAATTCTCCCCATCCTCAAATGCTGCTAAACCATCGAACTCGGAAGAGTGTAACATCCCCAAATTCAATAGTTCGTTCAAAACTtctaatgattttttcaCATTTACAAAAACAGAAGAAAGCTCCccatattctttttctttcaaattgg AAGATTCCAATACCCCGAAATTTAAGAGTTCATCCAAACCCGTTAAGAGCTCGTTTGTATTTACGAAACCAGAAGCGGAATCTTCTAATCCTTTCTCATTTGACTTTGGCTCATCAGGGCCAAAAAGCAGAAGCGATACTCGTAATAACATAAGAACACCATTATGGACGAGCAGTGTCTTTGAAAAACCGGAAAGCGATTTACCAAATAAAACTGCCTTTGGTTTCATGAGAAGCAATACTTCTACATTTAATCAAAAGTGTGACGACTTCTCTTCGGCATCATTTATGAAGGAGAAGACTGAATTTGAAGAGCAACTACAGGAAGATAATGACCATTCATTAGGTGATCtgttttccaaaatcaaTATTTCCACAGAATCTCCTTCTGTTGCAATGCCTTCAATCCCAGTGATTCAGCCACCATCTTTCCccattttttcatctattGACTTTAATGTGAGAAACCGAGAATATTGGAACCAATTGAtggtttttcaaaagctaTACAGCAAGTACTGTACTGAAAGCCAACATTTTATCAACAGTTGGATcaacattaaaaaagaactaCACATTGTTCCTGTAAATTGGgaaatttttgagaaaGTTGAGAAGAGTTGGGACCAATGCGAAGAGTTTGTTGCTGAATTTCGACAAACAGAAGAAAagtatttcctttttttaaagaggCTTCGAGAgttgattaataaaaatcaaatgctTTGA